In Acidimicrobiales bacterium, the DNA window GCCCGGGCGCCGACCGACAGGGCCGAGGCGCCGGCGGTGGCGTCGGTGTGGACCCGCACCGAGGAGAGGTCATGGTCGAGGGCGTGCTCCATCGGCGCCCGCACGCCGGGATCGAGAGGCCGGCCGCCCCGTCCCACCACATCCAGGACCGGTGAGCGGTCCGTCGGCTTTCCCACCGACCTGGCGACCGCGGAGTTCCCGGCCAGGCGTTGAAGGGTCAGGAGCCCGGGCGGCCCCGCCGGCGACGCTGCCGTGGAGCCGGCCCGGGAGGCGGTCCCGTGGCTGGAGGGGCCGTGGCCCTCCGGCCCCTCGGGAGCCCGCCCCTTCTCCTCCTTCGACGCCTGGTGCGATCCGCTCACCGCCTGCCCCCCGGAGGAGTCTCCGGACCACCGTATCCGAGGCCCTCGCCGCCGGGCGGGCCGATCAGGTGGCCGATCGGGCGGGTTGATCTGCCCCTTCGGGCGACGGCGGGCGGAGCTGGGCCATGAACCCGTCGAAGGCGGCGTTGCCCATGTTGACCCACATGTCACGGGCCGGAGGGGGCATGTGCTCGAGCATGGCGTCGCGCTGGGCCGGGGTCATGTTCTGCCGGATCAGCCCGAGGATCAGCCAGATCTTGTCCCCGTCGTAGTGGGCCATGGCGTGGCCGGGCATCTGGCCCCACTCCTCCACACTCAGGTGGTCGGCGCAGAGGGGAACGATCCGGTCCTCCTCCTCGTCGAGATGGGGCAGGAGCACGCCGCTCAGCTCGGCGAGCGCACCGGTCAGCCGGGCCGCCGTCTCCGGTCCAGCGGAGGCTGACCACTCCCCCACCGCGGCGGCGGCCTGCTCCTGGGCGGCGTGCACCTGGTCGT includes these proteins:
- a CDS encoding DUF4157 domain-containing protein, whose product is MSGSHQASKEEKGRAPEGPEGHGPSSHGTASRAGSTAASPAGPPGLLTLQRLAGNSAVARSVGKPTDRSPVLDVVGRGGRPLDPGVRAPMEHALDHDLSSVRVHTDATAGASALSVGARA